Sequence from the Qipengyuania gaetbuli genome:
GGAGGGCACGGCGAGCACCACCCAGTCGAATTCGCCCAGCTTTTCGCGCCATTCGCCGGGGCGCAGCGCGCCCTCCCCGCCCGAGCGGCGCACGGGCACCACGGTCATGTCGAATGCCTCGAGCCGGGTCTTCACCAGGCTGCCGATCGCGCCCATGCCGAGCAGCAACACCCGCTCGCCCGACAGTTCACGCTTGCCCGGGCTGTCGAGCAGCCATTCATGGCGTTCCTGCGCGCGTACGACCTCGCGGTAACCCTTGGCATGGGCCAGCATCAGCATGACGACATATTCGGCGATGGTGATGGCGTTGATGCCGACACCGTTCGTCACGACCGTTCCGCGCTCCGCCAGCAGGTCGAGCGGCATGAAATCGAGCCCGGCGTAGATCGAGTTGAGCCATTTGAGGTTCGTCGCGGCGCGTGCGATTTCGGCCATCGGCTCTTTCTCGTTCAGATCGAACCAGCCGATTTCCGCTTCGGGCGCGAATTTCAGCGCCTCTTCCTTGCTCATGAACCACAGGGGCTCGACCCAATCGGGCAGGCGCGGTTCCACCAGCGGGCGGATCAGGGCGGACATAACGGCTTTGGTCATGTGTGGGACTCTCCTCTTCGGATTAAGTCCCTAACCGCAACTCAGCCCAGCTTCCACTCCCAGCCGAGCGGATCGCCGTCCATGACCTCGACGCCCTTCACGGCGAGGCTTTCGCGGATTGCGTCGCTGGCGGCGAAGTCCTTGAGAACGCGCGCTTCCTTGCGGCGGACGAGGTCAGCCTCGATTTCCGTCTCGGTAATTTCGGCAGAGACGGGCCGGATGCGCAAATCCTCGCGGGTGAGCGAAAACAGGTCGAGGCCGAGCACGCGGTCCATGTCCTCGATGACCGCACGCTTCACCCCGCCGTCGACCTTCTTGATCGCCAGCGCCTCTTCCAGCGCGACCAGCGCGATCGAAGTGTTGAGATCGTCCGACACGGCGGCGGCGAATTTCTCGCGCATCGGTGCGAACTTCTGGTGCGAGGGATCGCCTGCAAGCTCGTCCTTCAGGCGTTCGACCTGCATCACGATGCGCTTCAACCGCGTCAGTGCCGCGCCCAATCCTTCCCAACTAAACTCCAGTTCGCTGCGGTAATGCGCCTGCAGGCACATCATGCGGTAGGCGAGCGGGTGGTAGCCCTTGTCGATCAGCAGTTGCAGGCGCAGGAACTCGCCCGCGCTCTTCGACATCTTGCCGCTGCGTTCGACGAGGAAGTTGTTGTGCATCCAGATGCGCGCGCCGCTATTCTCGGCCACGTCGAGGCCGTTGGTGCAGCAATGCGCCTGGTTCTGCGCGATTTCGTTCGGGTGGTGGATCTCGCGGTGATCGATCCCGCCGGTGTGGATGTCGAAGGGGAAGCCGAGCAGCTTTCCGCCCATGACCGAACATTCGAGATGCCAGCCGGGCGCGCCCTTGCCCCAGGGCGAATCCCATTCCATCTGGCGCTTCTCGCCCGCTGGCGTCTTGCGCCAGATCGCGAAATCGGCCCCGTTGCGCTTGCCTTCGACCGTCTCGATCCGGCCTTCACCTTCTTCGGTGACAGCGCGGGCAAGCTTGCCATAATCCTGGATGGTGGAGACGTCGAAATAGAGCCCGCTATCGAGCTCGTAGCAGTGCTTGTCCGCGATGCCTTTCGCGAACTCGATCATCTCGTCGATGTAATCGGTGGCGACCGACCACTTGGCCGGCTGGCGGATA
This genomic interval carries:
- the cysS gene encoding cysteine--tRNA ligase; translated protein: MTETPLKLFNSLTREIETFTPVHPGEARVYSCGPTVYNYPHIGNMRAYVFADVLGRTLSWKGYDLTHIINITDVGHLTDDADEGEDKMEKMAAEKAQSIWDIAKHYTEAYWADVKALNIRQPAKWSVATDYIDEMIEFAKGIADKHCYELDSGLYFDVSTIQDYGKLARAVTEEGEGRIETVEGKRNGADFAIWRKTPAGEKRQMEWDSPWGKGAPGWHLECSVMGGKLLGFPFDIHTGGIDHREIHHPNEIAQNQAHCCTNGLDVAENSGARIWMHNNFLVERSGKMSKSAGEFLRLQLLIDKGYHPLAYRMMCLQAHYRSELEFSWEGLGAALTRLKRIVMQVERLKDELAGDPSHQKFAPMREKFAAAVSDDLNTSIALVALEEALAIKKVDGGVKRAVIEDMDRVLGLDLFSLTREDLRIRPVSAEITETEIEADLVRRKEARVLKDFAASDAIRESLAVKGVEVMDGDPLGWEWKLG
- a CDS encoding D-2-hydroxyacid dehydrogenase, with the translated sequence MTKAVMSALIRPLVEPRLPDWVEPLWFMSKEEALKFAPEAEIGWFDLNEKEPMAEIARAATNLKWLNSIYAGLDFMPLDLLAERGTVVTNGVGINAITIAEYVVMLMLAHAKGYREVVRAQERHEWLLDSPGKRELSGERVLLLGMGAIGSLVKTRLEAFDMTVVPVRRSGGEGALRPGEWREKLGEFDWVVLAVPSTDETKGMIGAAELAAMRPNAVLVNIARGDVVEQDALVEALKAKTIEAALLDVTDPEPLPEDHPLWDLQNAQVTMHLSGRAQTKMFQRSADRFVENLERWQKGEPVQPQMDLAAGY